A DNA window from Hyphomicrobiales bacterium contains the following coding sequences:
- a CDS encoding ABC transporter ATP-binding protein, which yields MAQITLDKLAHSYLPHPKTDADFALKEIDHVWDDGGAYALLGPSGCGKTTLLNIISGLLVPSKGKILFDGRDITTFQPELRNIAQVFQFPVIYDTMTVRQNLEFPLRNRNVPSDEISKRVNEMINILDLGDKANRKARGLTADEKQKISLGRGLVRYDVNAILFDEPLTVIDPHMKWQLRTKLKDLHRQLGHTMIYVTHDQTEALTFADKVVVMYEGEVVQIGTPEELFDEPEHTFVGYFIGSPGMNIIPTEVTGSTANLGGHSIKLKGAYAHLDGKTELGIRPEFISMKSSGSGLPAQVTSVEDIGRFKIVRANIQDHNLNVVLNEGESVPADPLLSFDPERINIYQDDHLVRPQSKAKGA from the coding sequence ATGGCTCAAATTACGCTTGATAAACTAGCACATTCTTACTTGCCGCATCCAAAAACTGATGCCGATTTCGCGTTGAAAGAAATTGACCACGTATGGGATGATGGCGGCGCTTATGCGCTACTTGGTCCTTCTGGCTGTGGCAAAACAACACTTTTGAACATCATTTCCGGCCTCTTGGTTCCTTCCAAGGGTAAAATCCTATTCGACGGACGCGACATCACCACGTTCCAACCAGAGCTGCGCAACATTGCTCAGGTTTTTCAGTTTCCGGTGATCTATGACACGATGACAGTTCGTCAAAATCTGGAATTTCCACTGCGAAACAGAAATGTTCCAAGCGATGAGATTTCAAAACGCGTCAACGAGATGATCAATATTCTCGATCTAGGCGACAAAGCCAATCGAAAAGCCCGTGGTTTAACGGCGGATGAAAAACAAAAGATTTCACTTGGCCGTGGCCTCGTTCGCTACGATGTAAACGCGATCTTGTTTGACGAACCTTTGACCGTGATTGACCCTCATATGAAGTGGCAATTGCGTACAAAATTGAAGGACCTTCATCGCCAACTCGGTCACACAATGATTTACGTGACACATGACCAAACAGAGGCTTTGACATTCGCGGACAAAGTTGTGGTTATGTATGAAGGTGAAGTTGTTCAAATAGGCACCCCTGAAGAGTTATTTGACGAGCCCGAACATACATTTGTTGGCTACTTCATTGGGTCTCCTGGAATGAACATTATTCCAACTGAAGTTACGGGATCGACCGCCAATTTGGGTGGTCATTCTATCAAACTCAAAGGCGCTTATGCTCACTTAGACGGGAAAACTGAACTTGGAATTCGTCCAGAATTTATCTCGATGAAGTCATCTGGTTCTGGCCTACCTGCTCAAGTCACAAGCGTGGAAGACATTGGCCGCTTCAAGATTGTGCGGGCTAATATTCAAGATCATAATCTAAACGTCGTTCTTAACGAAGGTGAGAGCGTGCCAGCAGATCCTTTGTTGTCATTCGATCCTGAACGCATCAACATTTATCAAGATGATCATCTCGTCCGTCCGCAATCAAAAGCGAAGGGAGCATAG
- a CDS encoding carbohydrate ABC transporter permease produces the protein MSTPKTTTLLVDGTIRESNRQAKPRNFKWVVPLLYIVFLMLPIYWLINMSFKTNQEILSSFTLIPTNPTLANYGVIFGDPSWYNGYINSIIYVALNTLISLSVALPAAYAFSRYRFLGDKHMFFWLLSNRMAPAAVFVLPFFQLYSAFGLIDTHFAVALAHCLFNVPLAVWILEGFMSGVPKEIDETAYIDGYSFPKFFVKIFTPLIASGIGVAAFFCFMFSWVELLIARTLTTTDAKPIAAIMTRTVGASGVDWGVLAAAGVLTIIPGALVIYFVRNYIAKGFALGRV, from the coding sequence ATGTCCACTCCAAAAACAACAACCTTGCTCGTTGATGGAACCATACGAGAGAGCAACCGTCAGGCAAAGCCGCGCAATTTCAAATGGGTGGTTCCTTTGCTCTACATCGTATTTTTGATGCTGCCCATTTATTGGCTCATCAATATGAGCTTTAAAACGAACCAAGAAATCCTGTCGAGCTTCACGCTGATACCGACCAATCCAACCTTGGCGAACTATGGCGTGATCTTCGGTGATCCTTCTTGGTATAACGGCTATATCAACTCGATCATCTATGTGGCCTTAAACACGCTCATATCATTGAGCGTTGCGCTTCCTGCCGCCTATGCATTTTCGCGTTATCGCTTCCTTGGTGATAAGCACATGTTCTTTTGGCTGTTATCAAACAGAATGGCACCGGCTGCCGTTTTTGTGTTGCCATTCTTCCAGCTCTATTCAGCTTTCGGATTGATTGACACACACTTTGCCGTTGCCCTTGCCCATTGCCTTTTCAACGTTCCGCTCGCCGTGTGGATCCTCGAAGGCTTTATGTCAGGTGTTCCAAAAGAGATTGACGAAACCGCCTATATCGATGGCTACTCGTTCCCGAAGTTCTTTGTGAAGATTTTCACTCCGTTGATCGCATCAGGCATCGGCGTGGCAGCCTTCTTCTGCTTCATGTTCTCTTGGGTTGAATTGCTGATTGCAAGAACGCTCACCACAACAGATGCAAAGCCAATCGCTGCCATCATGACCAGAACAGTTGGCGCATCGGGTGTCGATTGGGGCGTGCTCGCAGCTGCGGGGGTGCTTACCATTATACCTGGCGCATTGGTTATTTACTTTGTCCGCAATTACATCGCCAAGGGCTTTGCCCTAGGCCGCGTATAA
- a CDS encoding DUF2160 domain-containing protein yields MDLSWMAWTVPTALFWVAIAVSLISMCVWEFYSPGGNPRVGILRFETTRGDRLFISLLGSAFIHLAWLGLVGPGLWWALGISLVYAVCVFKTV; encoded by the coding sequence ATGGATTTATCTTGGATGGCATGGACGGTTCCAACCGCCCTGTTTTGGGTCGCAATCGCTGTCAGCCTCATCTCAATGTGTGTGTGGGAATTTTATTCGCCCGGTGGCAATCCCCGCGTTGGCATCCTTCGTTTCGAAACAACCAGAGGCGACCGCCTCTTCATATCGCTGCTTGGCAGCGCCTTTATCCATCTCGCTTGGTTAGGACTTGTTGGTCCTGGCCTGTGGTGGGCACTCGGCATTTCATTGGTCTACGCAGTTTGCGTTTTCAAGACTGTTTAA
- a CDS encoding ABC transporter ATP-binding protein, producing the protein MLELKNVSKKVGNTFHIKDVSLKLEKGSLNVLLGPTLSGKTSLMRLMAGLDRPTDGDILMNGGSVLKTPVQKRNVAMVYQQFINYPAFTVYENIASPLRVARVDEQSIDMKVREAADLMKLTPYLDRTVLNLSGGQQQRTALARALVKGAELVLLDEPLANLDYKLREELRIELPRIFAETGAIFVYATTEPQEALLLGGDTATLHEGQVSQFGSTIDVHNKPANLVTAQTFSDPPMNIISMNKQGSEFVFSQGAAPCPQGLTGLADGKYSIGVRPHHVMLKKPAGKSLKVEATVTATEIAGSETFVHINEDDLKMVVLTHGVHRVGIGDKIPVYLDPTKFFIFDGQEALVSAPTVGVV; encoded by the coding sequence GTGTTAGAACTAAAAAATGTGAGTAAAAAGGTCGGAAACACCTTTCACATTAAAGACGTTTCGTTGAAGCTTGAAAAGGGGTCATTGAATGTCCTGTTGGGGCCAACTCTATCTGGGAAAACATCTTTGATGAGATTGATGGCTGGTCTTGACCGACCAACTGATGGCGACATCCTCATGAATGGCGGCAGTGTGCTGAAGACACCAGTTCAAAAACGTAATGTCGCAATGGTTTATCAGCAATTTATCAACTACCCAGCCTTTACCGTTTATGAGAATATCGCTTCTCCATTGCGTGTGGCGCGCGTTGACGAGCAGTCCATTGATATGAAGGTTCGCGAGGCAGCGGATCTGATGAAGTTGACCCCTTACCTTGATAGAACAGTTCTCAATCTGTCTGGTGGCCAACAGCAGCGCACAGCCTTAGCCCGCGCCTTGGTGAAGGGGGCTGAATTGGTCTTGCTTGATGAGCCGCTTGCAAACTTAGATTATAAACTTCGTGAAGAACTGCGCATCGAACTTCCGCGTATTTTTGCCGAGACCGGTGCGATCTTTGTCTATGCAACAACAGAGCCTCAAGAAGCGCTGTTACTGGGTGGTGATACGGCCACTTTGCATGAAGGACAGGTTTCTCAATTCGGCTCAACAATCGACGTTCACAACAAGCCAGCAAATCTGGTCACAGCTCAAACTTTTTCTGATCCACCCATGAATATTATTTCCATGAACAAACAGGGCAGCGAGTTTGTGTTTTCACAAGGGGCAGCACCTTGCCCTCAAGGTTTAACGGGTCTGGCTGATGGCAAATATAGCATTGGCGTAAGGCCGCACCATGTGATGTTAAAAAAGCCTGCGGGCAAATCATTGAAAGTCGAAGCGACTGTAACGGCAACTGAGATTGCGGGTTCTGAGACATTTGTTCACATCAACGAAGATGATCTCAAGATGGTGGTTTTGACCCACGGGGTTCATAGAGTTGGCATCGGTGACAAAATACCAGTTTACCTCGACCCAACGAAATTCTTTATCTTTGACGGACAAGAAGCCCTCGTTTCCGCGCCAACCGTGGGAGTGGTATAA
- a CDS encoding sugar ABC transporter permease produces MEKTYNNKAWLLVIPVFLLVALSAIIPIMTVVNYSFQDTFGKNVFFWAGTEWFIDVLRSERFHDALGRNLLFSFIILCIEIPLGIAIALSMPKRGIWVPICLVLMALPLLIPWNVVGTIWQIFGRGDIGLLGYAMSAIGIEYNYTSNVFDAWATIIIMDVWHWTSLVVLLCYAGLVSIPEAYYQAARIDGASKWSVFRFIQLPKMRGVLIIAFLLRFMDSFMIYTEPFVLTGGGPGNSTTFLSIDLVKQAIGQFDLGPAAAMSLIYQLIVLLICYVFFTVMSNVGTDKPEEVEK; encoded by the coding sequence ATGGAAAAGACATATAACAACAAAGCATGGTTGCTGGTCATTCCCGTCTTCTTGTTGGTCGCGCTCTCAGCGATTATTCCGATCATGACCGTGGTCAACTACTCGTTCCAAGATACATTTGGCAAAAACGTCTTCTTTTGGGCTGGAACGGAATGGTTCATTGATGTCTTAAGATCCGAGCGTTTCCATGACGCATTGGGTCGCAATCTGCTCTTCTCATTCATTATTTTATGCATCGAAATACCGCTCGGCATTGCTATCGCATTGTCGATGCCCAAAAGGGGCATTTGGGTGCCTATCTGTCTCGTCTTGATGGCGCTTCCACTTCTTATTCCTTGGAATGTGGTGGGCACGATTTGGCAGATATTTGGGCGCGGTGATATTGGTTTGCTTGGGTATGCGATGTCTGCAATCGGTATCGAGTATAATTATACTAGCAATGTGTTTGATGCTTGGGCCACAATCATCATTATGGATGTTTGGCATTGGACCAGTTTGGTTGTGTTGCTTTGCTATGCTGGTCTGGTCTCTATCCCTGAGGCTTACTACCAAGCAGCGCGCATTGATGGTGCGTCCAAATGGTCGGTCTTTCGTTTCATTCAGCTGCCTAAAATGCGGGGGGTTTTGATTATCGCCTTCCTGCTCCGGTTCATGGATTCCTTCATGATCTACACAGAACCATTTGTTCTGACCGGCGGCGGCCCTGGTAATTCGACCACCTTCCTATCCATTGATCTTGTGAAGCAAGCGATTGGTCAATTTGACCTTGGCCCAGCCGCTGCAATGTCACTGATCTACCAATTGATCGTTCTTCTCATTTGCTACGTATTCTTCACCGTGATGAGCAATGTTGGAACTGATAAACCAGAAGAGGTGGAAAAATAA
- a CDS encoding ABC transporter substrate-binding protein, giving the protein MRNYLLTSAAMAGLMMGIGSAHADMAAAEKFLSEEIAGVSVLNADEQKKEMQWFIDAAKPFTDLEIKVVSETIGTHEYESQVLAPAFTAITGIKVTHDLIGEGDVVEKLQTQMQTGENIYDGYVNDSDLIGTHWRYKQVRNLTDWMAGEGKDVTNPGLDVDDFVGTSFTTAPDGKLYQLPDQQFANLYWFRYDWFNDEKNKADFKAKYGYDLGVPVNWSAYEDIAEFFTGRDLSRIGVNGKVYGNMDYGKKDPSLGWRYTDAWMSMAGMGDVGEPNGLPVDEWGIRVNDKSQPTGSCVARGGATNSPAAVYAVEKAIEWLQKYSPPEAAGMTFGEAGPIPAQGNVAQQMFWYTAFTAATVKPDLPVMNADGTPKWRMAPSPHGAYWKEGTKIGYQDAGSWTLMESTPVDRAKAAWLYAQFVTSKTIDLKKSDVGLTFIRESTINSEHFTKRANKLGGLIEFYRSPARVQWSPTGTNVPDYPKLAQLWWQNIGDAMSGAKTAQGALDGLCEAQEKVLSRIERAGVQGDLGPVLNDEKGADYWLAQPGSPKAKLVNEKPQGETVSYDELIKSWTK; this is encoded by the coding sequence ATGCGAAACTACCTACTGACATCAGCAGCTATGGCTGGTCTAATGATGGGAATAGGTTCTGCACACGCCGATATGGCCGCAGCAGAAAAATTCCTATCAGAAGAGATCGCTGGCGTTTCAGTTTTGAACGCTGACGAGCAAAAGAAAGAAATGCAGTGGTTTATCGACGCCGCTAAGCCATTTACAGACTTGGAAATCAAAGTTGTTTCCGAGACTATTGGTACTCACGAATATGAGTCTCAAGTTCTGGCCCCTGCATTTACGGCTATCACTGGTATCAAAGTTACCCATGACCTTATTGGTGAAGGTGACGTTGTTGAGAAGTTGCAAACGCAAATGCAAACTGGCGAAAACATCTATGATGGCTACGTCAACGATTCCGATTTGATCGGTACGCACTGGCGCTATAAGCAAGTTCGCAACTTGACTGATTGGATGGCTGGAGAAGGCAAAGACGTGACCAACCCTGGTCTAGACGTTGATGACTTCGTTGGCACATCATTCACCACAGCGCCAGATGGCAAGCTTTACCAGCTTCCTGACCAGCAGTTCGCAAACCTATACTGGTTCCGCTACGATTGGTTCAACGACGAGAAAAACAAAGCCGACTTCAAAGCCAAATATGGTTACGATCTTGGTGTGCCAGTAAACTGGTCAGCGTATGAGGATATCGCTGAGTTCTTTACCGGTCGCGATCTATCTCGCATAGGCGTTAATGGCAAAGTTTATGGCAACATGGACTATGGCAAAAAAGATCCATCATTGGGCTGGCGCTATACAGATGCGTGGATGTCCATGGCTGGCATGGGGGACGTTGGTGAGCCAAATGGTCTTCCTGTTGACGAATGGGGCATTCGTGTAAACGACAAGTCTCAACCAACTGGTTCTTGTGTTGCCCGTGGTGGCGCGACGAACTCTCCAGCTGCGGTTTATGCCGTAGAAAAAGCAATTGAGTGGCTACAGAAATATTCGCCACCAGAAGCTGCTGGTATGACATTTGGTGAAGCTGGACCGATCCCTGCACAGGGCAACGTTGCGCAGCAAATGTTCTGGTACACAGCCTTTACAGCTGCGACCGTAAAACCTGACCTACCAGTGATGAACGCAGATGGTACACCAAAATGGCGTATGGCTCCTTCACCACACGGTGCTTACTGGAAAGAAGGCACTAAGATTGGTTATCAGGATGCTGGTTCTTGGACGTTGATGGAATCAACCCCAGTTGACCGTGCAAAAGCAGCTTGGCTCTACGCTCAGTTCGTGACATCGAAAACGATTGACCTGAAGAAATCTGATGTTGGTTTAACATTCATTCGTGAATCCACAATCAATTCAGAGCACTTCACAAAACGCGCTAATAAGCTCGGTGGTTTGATCGAATTCTATCGTTCACCAGCACGCGTTCAGTGGTCGCCAACAGGTACCAATGTTCCTGATTATCCAAAACTAGCTCAGCTTTGGTGGCAGAATATTGGTGATGCAATGTCAGGTGCTAAAACAGCACAAGGCGCATTGGACGGGCTTTGTGAAGCTCAGGAAAAAGTCCTCTCCCGCATCGAACGCGCAGGCGTTCAGGGTGATCTTGGTCCTGTGTTGAATGATGAAAAAGGCGCTGACTATTGGTTGGCTCAACCTGGTTCACCAAAAGCCAAATTAGTAAACGAGAAGCCTCAGGGCGAGACCGTTTCCTATGATGAGCTTATCAAAAGCTGGACTAAGTAA
- a CDS encoding SDR family oxidoreductase — MMQDGFDANLLSGKTVVLTGAGRGIGLAIAKAAHACGANIIAHSGRQGTAQALSGICSSVFEADLSQVEGQNQFIEFVKSKTSKVEVLINNAGTMVGRFPADEITDDQYEQLVALNQSSVVKITRALIPLLREAEAASIISTVSISATTGGSPGSSIYSASKAFVSTYTKALARELAPDNIRANAVSPGTITTDFHERYSSEEKLEKTRLAVPLQRLGTAEDCASAYIFFSSEKLSGYITGQTLEINGGLLIC; from the coding sequence ATGATGCAAGACGGCTTTGATGCAAATTTGCTATCCGGCAAAACGGTTGTTCTTACGGGCGCAGGACGCGGTATTGGCCTCGCGATCGCCAAGGCTGCCCATGCCTGTGGAGCAAATATAATTGCCCATAGCGGCAGGCAAGGAACCGCCCAAGCGCTTTCGGGAATTTGTTCATCTGTCTTCGAAGCTGATCTGTCGCAGGTTGAAGGGCAAAACCAATTCATTGAATTTGTGAAATCGAAAACGTCAAAAGTAGAGGTCCTCATCAACAATGCGGGCACTATGGTTGGTCGCTTTCCGGCTGATGAGATCACGGACGATCAATATGAGCAGCTTGTGGCGTTGAACCAGTCATCGGTCGTGAAAATCACCCGTGCGCTTATCCCTCTTCTTCGCGAGGCTGAGGCTGCATCAATTATCAGTACGGTGTCGATTTCCGCCACAACAGGTGGCAGCCCTGGTTCCTCAATTTACAGTGCATCCAAGGCCTTTGTCAGCACCTACACAAAAGCACTGGCACGGGAACTTGCACCAGATAATATCCGCGCAAATGCCGTTTCTCCTGGAACAATTACGACCGATTTTCACGAGCGTTATTCGTCTGAAGAAAAGTTGGAAAAAACACGGTTGGCCGTTCCCCTGCAAAGGCTCGGCACAGCAGAGGATTGTGCCTCGGCCTATATCTTCTTCTCATCTGAAAAGCTCTCAGGCTACATCACAGGCCAGACATTAGAGATAAATGGCGGCTTGCTTATATGCTGA